DNA from Arthrobacter sp. StoSoilB19:
CCCGCATCAGGTATTCGGTGTACATGGTGCGCCACAGCGGGACCACGGGCTGGGAGAACTCGGCGATGACCAGCCGGCCGCCCGGCTTGGTGACGCGCAGCATCTCCAGCAGCGCCTTCTTGGGCTCGTTCACGTTGCGGAGGCCGAAGGAGATGGTGGTGGCATCGAACGTGTTGTCAGCGAACGGCAGGTTGGTGGCGTCACCGGCAATGAAGTTGATGTCCGGGCGGCGGCGCTTTCCCACCTTGAGCATGCCCAGGGAGAAGTCGCAGGCCACCACGTCTATGCCGGCGTCGGCATATGGCTCGCTGGAGGTCCCCGTTCCGGCCGCGAGGTCCAGGACGCGCTGGCCCTTGGAGACTTCCATCGCGTCCACCACGATCCTCCGCCAGCGGCGGGTCTGCCCCATGGAGAGGACATCGTTGACGACGTCGTATTTCGGTGCGACGTCGTCAAACATCGTGGCTACTTCGTCCGGACGCTTATCCAAGGATGCTCGGTTCACCATGACATTGTCTCAAATGTTCCCGTGCGTGCTGACCAGCCCTTTTTGCCCACTCAAGCCTGCATCAGGGTGCCGGGGAGGCCACCGTGTACGCGGGAGTAGTGTTGTCTCATCATGACGAGCACGTTCCGCACCTTGACAGTCCCCCTGGATGGCAAAGCGTTCCCCGGGGGGCTGCCTTCGTTTCTGGTCAGGGACGATGTCCTGTGCTGGACCCGCAGGGAAGCCGGGCTGGCCGGGTTTGGCGAGATTGCGCGCTTCACTGCCACCGGGCCGGACCGGTTCCTGGAGGCGGACATCTGGTGGCGGCACCTGGTCCTCGAGGCTGAGGTCGCGGACTCCGTGGAGCTGCCCGGCACTGGCCCCGTCGCCTTCGGCTCCTTTGCCTTTTCCAAGACTTCCGCCCACGAGTCGCGGCTGATCGTGCCGGAGATCGTGGTGGGCGTGCGGGACAACCAGGCATGGCTCACGCAATTGACGTTCGACGACGGCCAGCTCACCGAAGAGTCGGCCCTCGCCGCACTGGACCGCTGGCTCAGCAGTGCTTCCGCCGAAGACCCGGACGTTGAAGGCACGACGGCGGCAGCGGACTCCGCCGGGGACGCTTCCCTGGGCGGCGTGCCCGGCAAAGCCCGCGGCGCCGTCGTACGCCCCCTCCCCCTGGCGGCCGGCGCAACGCTGCACACCGGTTCCCTCAGTGAGGAAGCCTGGATGGAGGCCGTGGCCGCCGGTGTTGCCGAGATCCGCACGGGGGCACTGGAGAAACTGGTGCTGGCGCGGGACGTTGTGGCTACTATTCCTTCCGGCGTACATGCCGCGGACGTGCTGCGCGAACTTGCCGCACGGTACCGCGAATGCTGGACGTACGGCGTGGACGGGCTGGTGGGGGCCACGCCCGAGATGCTGATCCAGGTGGAGGGCCGCACCGCGCAGGCGCGCGTGCTGGCCGGCACCCTGGACCGCCGCGACGCGCACGGCGAGGACGGTCCGCCCATGGATTACGCTACGCGCGTGCTCGCCGGCTCCGAGAAGCAGCGGCATGAGCACGAGATTGCCATCCAGTCCCTGACCAGGCAGCTGGCGCCGTTCTCGGAGGCCATGAATGCGCA
Protein-coding regions in this window:
- a CDS encoding demethylmenaquinone methyltransferase, with amino-acid sequence MNRASLDKRPDEVATMFDDVAPKYDVVNDVLSMGQTRRWRRIVVDAMEVSKGQRVLDLAAGTGTSSEPYADAGIDVVACDFSLGMLKVGKRRRPDINFIAGDATNLPFADNTFDATTISFGLRNVNEPKKALLEMLRVTKPGGRLVIAEFSQPVVPLWRTMYTEYLMRALPAIAVKVASNPDAYVYLAESIRAWPDQDHLAAWLQEAGWENVTYRNLTGGIVAVHRAFKPAPPSNGGAAAIAAHKGPVAKLRRNIVR
- a CDS encoding isochorismate synthase — translated: MTSTFRTLTVPLDGKAFPGGLPSFLVRDDVLCWTRREAGLAGFGEIARFTATGPDRFLEADIWWRHLVLEAEVADSVELPGTGPVAFGSFAFSKTSAHESRLIVPEIVVGVRDNQAWLTQLTFDDGQLTEESALAALDRWLSSASAEDPDVEGTTAAADSAGDASLGGVPGKARGAVVRPLPLAAGATLHTGSLSEEAWMEAVAAGVAEIRTGALEKLVLARDVVATIPSGVHAADVLRELAARYRECWTYGVDGLVGATPEMLIQVEGRTAQARVLAGTLDRRDAHGEDGPPMDYATRVLAGSEKQRHEHEIAIQSLTRQLAPFSEAMNAHDEPFILELPNVWHLASDVKAELTEVEGHVPTCLALINALHPTAAVCGTPTLVAGELIRKLEHLDRGPYAGPVGWLDAAGNGEWGIALRGAVIESTDTVRLYAGCGIVDGSQPKAELAETWAKFRPMLESLGIKS